A single region of the Thermococcus paralvinellae genome encodes:
- a CDS encoding sugar phosphate isomerase/epimerase family protein, translating into MVKLIGVSTYVLFDKSLGVALYKFREFPLDFVEIMNEGYHLLDKYNYKLHLESLESYGMKNVIHAPFSDLNIGALNEKLRRVTLEIIFETLEIAHEMGSLLVVLHPGHYSPLSSKFPKAYEKVHKRSLEEIDRVAEKIGIKVALENMPKFPILDGQTAERIYELIDGTNLYVTFDVGHLYTVTKNYIEFLELLGDRIIHIHLHDNNGESDSHLALGDGVIPWDDVLKVLPKDITWSLEVRSLDDFKKSFEFLKSYLK; encoded by the coding sequence GTGGTTAAATTGATAGGAGTCTCAACATATGTATTATTTGACAAAAGTTTGGGAGTAGCTCTATACAAATTTAGAGAATTCCCTTTAGACTTTGTCGAAATAATGAATGAAGGGTACCATCTATTGGACAAATACAACTATAAGCTTCATCTTGAATCTCTAGAGAGTTATGGCATGAAAAACGTTATTCATGCTCCCTTCAGCGACTTAAATATTGGTGCACTCAATGAAAAGCTTCGAAGAGTAACGCTTGAAATAATCTTTGAAACTCTTGAAATTGCACATGAAATGGGTTCTCTCTTGGTTGTTCTTCATCCAGGACATTATTCGCCACTAAGCTCAAAATTCCCAAAAGCTTATGAAAAAGTTCACAAACGCTCTTTAGAAGAAATTGACAGAGTCGCTGAAAAAATAGGGATTAAAGTTGCTCTTGAAAATATGCCAAAATTCCCAATTTTAGATGGTCAAACTGCTGAGAGGATATATGAGCTAATTGATGGCACAAATCTATATGTTACTTTTGATGTGGGGCATTTATACACAGTAACCAAAAATTATATAGAATTTTTGGAACTTTTAGGAGACAGGATAATTCACATTCATCTACATGATAACAATGGAGAGAGTGATTCTCACTTAGCGCTTGGCGATGGAGTAATACCCTGGGATGATGTGCTCAAAGTATTGCCTAAGGACATTACATGGAGTTTAGAAGTCAGAAGTTTGGATGATTTTAAAAAGAGCTTTGAATTTTTGAAAAGTTACCTAAAATAG
- a CDS encoding magnesium transporter: MTVLLDLKEKLREAYTATLASLIVSLIIGFFGGTFLGKYFNKIRSTYPGILVILPGMMGLRGNVFGSMASRFSTMLYLGDLEPKIREKKVLRNIVIAMILSLIPVTILWFIGMIKGIRYHTLQILLIVISSTILVSLLLGYFTAFVTIFSFKRGTDPDSVAAPLVASMGDLLTIPSLIMFILILESFKLAFWISNLLLIGLLILLVDISKIRRAELLEFKELFIIITLLALLSLISGFTLEKFSHLIQASIILGFAYPSLLSSFGNYGSVIAAKTSTKLHLGEIDKFFSLEPFLEILALFATTPIIGLLINLFGIVVASLTLGISVKPIYALALTYPFMALFIMLYSYTISYFLFKKNIDPDNVAIPLISNNSDIFGTLYAVLIAKLIVGG, translated from the coding sequence ATGACAGTCCTTTTGGACTTGAAAGAAAAGTTGAGAGAAGCATACACTGCAACGTTGGCATCACTAATAGTTTCATTGATAATCGGGTTCTTTGGGGGGACTTTTCTAGGTAAATATTTCAACAAGATTCGTTCTACTTATCCCGGTATCTTGGTAATTCTTCCTGGAATGATGGGATTGAGGGGGAATGTTTTCGGTTCAATGGCGTCTCGATTTTCAACAATGCTCTATTTGGGTGATTTAGAACCGAAAATTCGAGAAAAAAAAGTTTTAAGAAATATTGTAATTGCAATGATTCTCTCCTTGATACCCGTTACTATTTTGTGGTTCATCGGTATGATTAAAGGCATACGTTACCATACATTACAAATTCTGCTCATAGTTATTAGTTCTACAATTTTAGTATCGTTGTTATTAGGATATTTTACAGCATTTGTGACGATATTCTCTTTTAAAAGAGGAACTGATCCAGATAGCGTTGCTGCCCCTTTAGTTGCCTCTATGGGAGATTTGCTTACGATTCCTTCGCTGATTATGTTCATTCTAATTCTGGAGTCCTTTAAGCTGGCATTTTGGATATCAAATCTTCTTCTTATTGGACTTTTGATTCTACTGGTGGATATCAGCAAAATAAGGAGGGCAGAACTTTTGGAATTCAAGGAACTCTTTATTATAATCACGCTCTTAGCTCTGCTTTCGCTAATATCTGGATTTACTCTTGAAAAGTTCAGTCACTTAATCCAAGCATCCATAATTTTGGGATTTGCATATCCCTCCCTGCTGAGCAGCTTTGGAAACTATGGTTCAGTCATAGCTGCAAAAACTTCAACAAAGCTTCATCTGGGCGAGATTGATAAGTTCTTTTCACTAGAGCCATTTTTGGAAATTTTAGCTCTTTTTGCAACAACTCCAATAATTGGGTTGCTGATAAACCTCTTTGGCATTGTGGTTGCAAGCTTAACTTTGGGGATAAGTGTGAAGCCAATCTATGCTTTGGCATTAACCTATCCTTTTATGGCTCTCTTTATAATGCTTTACTCCTACACGATTTCATACTTCCTCTTTAAGAAGAATATAGACCCAGATAATGTCGCGATTCCACTCATTTCAAATAACAGTGATATTTTTGGAACTCTATATGCGGTTTTAATAGCGAAACTCATTGTAGGTGGTTAA
- a CDS encoding endonuclease III domain-containing protein, protein MKMEKGLGSFTFEESWEEKKERAVKIVKKLMEMYPRKSMSEILQGDPFFTLIRCIISQRNKDETTDKASEALFRKYPTIHDLANARVEDVQKLLKENGVGLWKNKGKWIVECSRIILEKYGGKVPDTLEGLVKLPGIGRKCANIVLAYGFGYQAIPVDTHVNRISKRLGLAPPKVSPEKVEEYLMKLIPKELWIYVNHAMVDHGKAICRPISPKCNECPLKTLCPYAKDLISDEEIRKT, encoded by the coding sequence ATGAAAATGGAAAAAGGATTAGGCTCATTCACTTTTGAGGAGAGCTGGGAAGAAAAGAAAGAAAGAGCAGTTAAGATTGTAAAAAAACTGATGGAGATGTATCCCCGTAAGAGTATGAGCGAGATTCTACAAGGAGATCCATTTTTCACTTTAATTAGATGCATAATTTCCCAGAGAAACAAGGACGAGACAACAGATAAAGCTAGTGAGGCTCTTTTCAGAAAATATCCCACAATTCACGATCTGGCAAATGCCAGAGTTGAAGATGTTCAGAAACTCCTAAAAGAGAATGGCGTCGGTCTTTGGAAAAACAAAGGAAAATGGATTGTTGAATGTTCCCGAATAATTCTGGAAAAATACGGCGGAAAGGTTCCTGATACATTAGAGGGACTTGTTAAACTGCCGGGTATTGGAAGAAAATGCGCAAACATTGTTTTAGCTTATGGTTTCGGATATCAGGCAATTCCCGTTGATACTCATGTGAATAGAATAAGCAAACGTCTAGGCTTAGCTCCTCCTAAAGTTTCACCCGAAAAAGTTGAGGAGTATCTCATGAAGCTAATTCCCAAAGAGTTGTGGATTTATGTAAACCATGCTATGGTTGATCATGGAAAAGCAATCTGTCGTCCAATAAGCCCAAAATGTAATGAATGTCCTCTAAAAACACTCTGCCCATATGCAAAAGACCTTATTAGTGATGAAGAGATAAGAAAAACTTAG
- a CDS encoding DUF6849 domain-containing protein: MKLVLKPLFEVELPPEFVDILKTKIKGREIKEGEIIEIDLLGKPLKFEVIYAEPKEFKVKEDTKIELSSGKELILDFEFDKVIKNVILVERNIVILFEDEVLVLSENGHKIYNEKFEGLKEVRGTKNTLVIVYENGKRIRLIHF; the protein is encoded by the coding sequence ATGAAGCTAGTTCTTAAACCTCTCTTTGAAGTAGAACTCCCCCCAGAGTTTGTTGATATTTTAAAGACAAAAATAAAGGGTAGAGAAATTAAAGAGGGAGAGATTATTGAGATTGACTTATTGGGAAAGCCATTAAAGTTTGAGGTAATTTATGCAGAACCTAAGGAGTTTAAAGTGAAGGAAGATACAAAAATAGAGCTTTCATCTGGAAAAGAACTAATTTTGGATTTCGAATTTGACAAAGTCATTAAGAACGTTATATTGGTAGAAAGGAACATTGTAATCCTTTTTGAGGATGAGGTCTTAGTCTTGAGTGAAAATGGACACAAGATTTATAACGAAAAATTCGAAGGACTTAAAGAAGTTAGGGGAACTAAAAACACGCTGGTGATAGTTTATGAAAATGGAAAAAGGATTAGGCTCATTCACTTTTGA
- a CDS encoding PadR family transcriptional regulator, with protein sequence MEPPVKKFKGSLKLIILNFLKEEPLHGYGIMQRLSEFFKDYTPSPGVVYPILASLKRSGYIETVSEGKRDKKVYKITEKGLEYLEKNREELERILRHIKTRAEFLDRGGRELRDAIILAVRKLPELNEKQKRELEEIMRECAKKIRFIVEFGGE encoded by the coding sequence ATGGAACCACCAGTTAAAAAATTCAAAGGCTCACTTAAGTTGATCATACTAAATTTCCTTAAAGAGGAGCCCTTGCATGGATATGGGATAATGCAGAGATTAAGTGAGTTCTTCAAAGACTATACTCCAAGTCCTGGAGTTGTATATCCAATATTGGCAAGTCTGAAACGCTCTGGATACATTGAGACAGTTAGTGAAGGCAAAAGAGACAAAAAAGTCTACAAAATTACAGAAAAAGGATTGGAGTATCTGGAGAAAAACAGAGAAGAGCTGGAAAGGATTCTTAGGCATATCAAGACGAGAGCAGAATTTCTTGATAGAGGTGGGAGAGAGCTTAGAGATGCCATTATTCTTGCTGTCAGAAAGCTCCCAGAACTGAATGAGAAGCAGAAAAGAGAGCTTGAAGAAATTATGAGAGAGTGTGCAAAGAAAATCAGATTCATAGTAGAATTCGGAGGTGAATAA
- a CDS encoding ATP-binding cassette domain-containing protein: MEYAIIADNLVKKYGDFTAVKGVSFKVKKGEIFAFLGPNGAGKTTTIHMLVTLLRPTSGNATVAGYDIIKESHEVRKKIGIVFQDPSLDRELTAYENMYIHGKIYGLSGDKLKKKIIEMLKFVELEEFKDRQVKFFSGGMQRRLEIARALIHEPEVLFLDEPTIGLDPQTRAHIWEYIKRMKEEHEMTIFLTTHYMDEAEQLADRIAIIDHGKIIAEGTSEELKKLVGNDVIYIRIANGKEGIKCLNADFIRGCKVLPDGRVRLEVVNAAEALPKLFELAQQYGVKILEVTYHRPTLNDVFLYLTGRELREESASGFDMAKIAVRRRYMR, encoded by the coding sequence ATGGAATATGCAATAATAGCGGATAATCTAGTGAAAAAGTATGGGGATTTCACGGCTGTTAAAGGTGTTTCATTTAAAGTTAAGAAGGGAGAGATTTTTGCATTCCTAGGCCCTAATGGAGCTGGGAAAACAACCACAATTCATATGCTAGTTACACTACTAAGACCAACATCAGGAAATGCCACTGTTGCTGGATATGACATAATCAAAGAATCTCACGAAGTCAGGAAAAAGATTGGAATAGTTTTTCAGGATCCAAGCTTGGATAGAGAGCTAACAGCCTATGAGAACATGTACATCCATGGAAAGATATACGGGCTAAGTGGGGACAAACTGAAGAAGAAAATCATAGAGATGCTGAAATTTGTCGAGCTTGAGGAGTTCAAAGACAGACAGGTGAAGTTTTTCAGCGGCGGAATGCAGAGAAGACTTGAAATTGCGAGGGCTTTGATTCATGAGCCAGAAGTCCTCTTCTTGGACGAGCCGACGATAGGATTAGATCCGCAGACGAGAGCTCACATCTGGGAGTACATAAAAAGAATGAAGGAAGAACATGAAATGACAATTTTCCTAACAACACACTACATGGATGAAGCAGAGCAACTAGCTGACAGGATAGCAATCATTGACCATGGAAAAATCATAGCAGAGGGAACATCTGAAGAGCTCAAAAAGCTCGTCGGAAATGACGTCATTTACATCAGGATAGCGAACGGAAAAGAAGGGATAAAATGCCTAAATGCCGATTTCATAAGAGGCTGTAAGGTTCTTCCCGATGGAAGGGTTAGACTCGAAGTTGTGAATGCTGCTGAAGCTCTGCCAAAGCTCTTTGAACTTGCTCAGCAATACGGCGTCAAAATCTTGGAAGTCACATACCACAGACCAACACTCAATGACGTGTTCTTGTATCTAACGGGTAGAGAACTAAGAGAAGAGAGTGCAAGCGGTTTTGATATGGCAAAAATAGCAGTCAGAAGGAGGTATATGAGATGA
- a CDS encoding ABC transporter permease: protein MKAFTTMAYRQIKRFFRAKSRVIGMFVNPLMWLIFFGLGWSKVFNFPMASALFGGVDYLSFLAPGITAMTIFNASFIAGISVIWDKQFGFLKEILVAPASRKEAITGRIMGDAIMAVLQGLIILLLTFTIASNLKFSGVLPIIFIGLLLAIAFSSFGVSLALRMTSMEGFQMIMSFLMLPLMFLSGAFYPVETMPTWMQYLAYINPLTYAVDAARHVLVNAPATTASIPGMPAVSLTRFSLTTDIGVLAALALAFLVIAMISFERATIE from the coding sequence ATGAAAGCTTTTACGACAATGGCATATAGACAGATTAAAAGATTCTTCAGAGCTAAATCAAGAGTCATAGGAATGTTTGTGAATCCTTTAATGTGGCTTATATTCTTCGGACTAGGATGGAGCAAAGTCTTTAACTTCCCAATGGCGAGTGCACTCTTTGGAGGTGTTGACTACCTCTCATTTCTTGCACCTGGTATAACAGCAATGACCATCTTCAACGCAAGCTTCATAGCCGGAATAAGCGTCATCTGGGACAAGCAGTTTGGATTCCTCAAAGAGATTTTAGTTGCTCCAGCATCAAGGAAAGAGGCTATAACCGGCAGAATAATGGGAGACGCAATAATGGCCGTTCTTCAAGGACTGATTATCCTTTTACTGACCTTCACCATAGCAAGCAATCTTAAGTTTTCCGGTGTGTTGCCAATAATATTCATAGGCCTCCTGCTTGCAATAGCATTCTCAAGCTTTGGTGTCAGTTTGGCATTGAGAATGACGAGCATGGAAGGATTCCAAATGATAATGAGCTTTCTAATGCTGCCCCTCATGTTCCTTAGCGGAGCATTTTATCCGGTTGAGACAATGCCAACATGGATGCAATACTTAGCTTACATCAACCCATTAACTTACGCTGTTGATGCAGCAAGGCATGTACTGGTCAATGCACCAGCAACAACAGCTTCAATACCCGGCATGCCAGCAGTTTCATTAACAAGATTTTCACTGACGACAGACATTGGAGTTCTGGCAGCTCTAGCCCTAGCATTCCTAGTAATAGCAATGATTTCATTTGAAAGGGCAACAATTGAGTGA